One region of Pseudomonas sp. ABC1 genomic DNA includes:
- a CDS encoding TonB-dependent siderophore receptor: MPFTCPHPASGLLALSIAAGLTAPALADDTNTGATRSPHLDTVIVTGNRGSEARTVTSSPVPIDVVSARQLQETGKPGLMEALSASIPSLSLPEKSGWDASGIARAPNLRGLNAGQVLVLVNGKRRHTSATLNINGINAGAAPTDLDLIPISAIDRVEVLRDGAAAQYGSDAIAGVINVILKADTSGTSVTHAGIGYDGKKDTLQQSLNKGFEIGDGGIVQLALDARTQNDDNKARANGYSYAEAHERAGKSTYGGYGTPKVNLLTLGYNAELPVGDSLELYSFTTWSYRKGEQGQNFRLPTIVNTITTGPNGRPSGYVPTWYIEEDDFQAAFGARGDAAEWTWDLSSTYGRNAAEQGTWNNQNPSLGEATPDEFESGTWIATQLTSNLDLSHSFDVGLIKPLDLSWGLEHRKETYQVRAGDWASWADGGYCRAPGECASSGAQVTNGISPAEASSASRNSVASYIDVGIHPVENWYLGGALRYEHYNQGVGATRSGKLTTRYDFTPAFAIRATVSNGFRAPSLANDLFSARSTSYAVINNVYQSYNFGVLPVDSAAARALGAKALKPEKSTNFSLGFTWVPLPELSLTADAYLIDIRDRITLTGRLLGDEVRQTLVANGITSTSGGQYFINGADTRTKGLDIVASYDQDLRRFGSLKWTAAFNWNDTEIRDYEQSTDILGVSYSLMDRDARNLLTNVQPRTKLILSGTWQYGAWTSTLGLTRYGAYREVNDASDRSYDRTYQAKWITDLDIGYRLTHNLDLDIGAKNLFDVYPKRQGIASKTMDSGYGTYSPFGFTGGYYYTRLTYTF, encoded by the coding sequence ATGCCTTTCACGTGCCCCCATCCAGCCAGCGGACTGCTGGCCCTCTCCATCGCCGCCGGCCTGACGGCTCCGGCCCTGGCTGATGACACCAACACCGGCGCCACCCGCTCGCCCCACCTGGACACGGTGATCGTCACCGGCAACCGTGGCAGCGAGGCGCGCACCGTCACCAGCAGCCCGGTGCCCATCGACGTGGTCAGCGCCAGGCAACTGCAGGAGACCGGTAAGCCCGGCCTGATGGAAGCACTGAGCGCCAGCATTCCCTCGCTGAGCCTGCCGGAAAAGAGCGGCTGGGACGCCAGCGGCATCGCCCGCGCACCGAACCTGCGCGGCCTCAACGCCGGACAGGTACTGGTACTGGTCAACGGCAAGCGCCGCCATACCAGCGCCACCTTGAACATCAACGGCATCAACGCCGGTGCCGCCCCCACCGACCTCGACCTGATCCCGATCAGCGCCATCGACCGCGTCGAAGTGCTGCGCGACGGCGCCGCCGCCCAGTACGGCTCGGACGCCATCGCCGGGGTCATCAACGTCATCCTCAAGGCCGACACCAGCGGCACCTCGGTGACCCACGCCGGGATCGGCTACGACGGCAAGAAGGACACCCTGCAACAGAGCCTGAACAAGGGCTTCGAGATCGGCGACGGTGGCATCGTCCAGCTCGCACTGGACGCCCGCACGCAGAACGACGACAACAAGGCGCGAGCCAACGGCTACAGCTACGCCGAGGCCCACGAGCGCGCCGGCAAGAGCACCTATGGCGGCTACGGCACGCCGAAGGTCAACCTGCTGACACTCGGCTACAACGCCGAGCTGCCGGTCGGCGACAGCCTGGAGCTGTATTCCTTCACCACCTGGTCATACCGAAAGGGTGAACAGGGCCAGAACTTCCGCCTGCCGACCATCGTCAACACCATCACCACCGGTCCCAACGGTCGCCCGTCCGGCTACGTGCCCACCTGGTACATCGAGGAAGACGACTTCCAGGCCGCGTTCGGCGCCCGGGGCGATGCCGCCGAGTGGACCTGGGACCTGTCCAGCACCTACGGACGCAACGCCGCCGAACAGGGCACCTGGAACAACCAGAACCCCTCGCTGGGCGAAGCCACGCCCGACGAATTCGAATCCGGCACCTGGATCGCCACGCAGCTCACCAGCAACCTCGACCTCAGCCACAGTTTCGACGTCGGCCTGATCAAGCCACTGGACCTGTCCTGGGGCCTGGAGCACCGCAAGGAAACCTACCAGGTACGTGCCGGCGACTGGGCCTCCTGGGCCGACGGCGGCTATTGCCGCGCGCCAGGCGAATGCGCCTCCTCCGGCGCCCAGGTAACCAACGGCATCTCACCCGCCGAGGCCAGCAGCGCCAGCCGCAACAGCGTCGCCAGCTACATCGACGTCGGCATCCACCCCGTGGAGAACTGGTACCTGGGCGGCGCCCTGCGCTACGAGCACTACAACCAGGGCGTGGGCGCTACCCGCAGCGGCAAGCTGACCACCCGCTACGACTTCACACCGGCCTTCGCCATACGCGCCACGGTGAGCAACGGCTTCCGTGCCCCATCGCTGGCCAACGACCTGTTCAGCGCCCGCTCGACCAGCTACGCGGTGATCAACAATGTCTACCAGTCCTACAACTTCGGCGTGCTGCCGGTAGACTCCGCCGCCGCCAGGGCGCTGGGCGCCAAGGCACTCAAGCCGGAAAAGTCCACCAACTTCAGCCTTGGCTTCACCTGGGTGCCGCTGCCCGAACTGTCGCTGACCGCCGATGCCTACCTGATCGACATCCGCGACCGCATCACCCTGACGGGTCGCCTGCTCGGCGACGAAGTGCGCCAGACCCTGGTGGCCAACGGCATCACCTCCACCTCCGGCGGGCAGTACTTCATCAACGGCGCCGACACCCGCACCAAAGGCCTGGACATCGTCGCCAGCTACGATCAGGACCTGCGCCGCTTCGGCTCGCTCAAATGGACCGCCGCCTTCAACTGGAACGACACGGAAATCCGTGACTACGAGCAAAGTACCGACATCCTCGGCGTCAGCTACTCGCTGATGGACCGCGACGCACGCAACCTGCTGACCAACGTGCAACCACGGACCAAGCTGATCCTCAGCGGCACCTGGCAGTACGGCGCCTGGACCAGCACCCTCGGCCTGACCCGCTACGGCGCCTACCGTGAGGTCAACGACGCCAGCGACCGCAGCTACGACCGCACCTACCAGGCCAAGTGGATCACCGACCTGGACATCGGCTATCGCCTGACCCACAACCTCGACCTGGACATCGGCGCGAAGAACCTGTTCGACGTCTACCCCAAGCGCCAGGGCATCGCCAGCAAGACCATGGACTCGGGCTACGGCACCTATTCGCCGTTCGGCTTTACCGGCGGCTATTACTACACTCGCCTGACCTACACGTTCTGA
- a CDS encoding RidA family protein yields MKTTALLLGALMSLSTLSAHADAIKRVDPPGSNFPISQLITVPAGSALTFVSGTLPDVADPKAPPFTLAAYGNTETQTLSVLNKIRTALRSQGLDLGDIVQLRVFLVGDPANDGKLDFNGLQAAYTRFFATAEQPNKPTRTALQVVALPLPGALVEIEAIAAKAP; encoded by the coding sequence ATGAAAACCACCGCCTTGCTGCTGGGAGCCCTGATGAGCCTGTCCACCCTCTCTGCCCACGCCGACGCCATCAAGCGTGTCGATCCACCGGGTTCCAACTTCCCCATCTCGCAACTGATCACTGTCCCGGCCGGCAGCGCCCTGACCTTCGTCAGCGGCACCCTGCCGGACGTCGCCGATCCCAAGGCGCCGCCCTTCACCCTGGCCGCCTACGGCAACACCGAAACCCAGACCCTGTCGGTGCTGAACAAGATTCGCACGGCCTTGCGCAGCCAGGGACTCGACCTGGGCGACATCGTGCAACTGCGGGTCTTCCTGGTCGGCGACCCGGCCAACGACGGCAAGCTCGACTTCAACGGCCTGCAAGCGGCCTACACCCGGTTCTTCGCCACCGCCGAACAACCGAACAAGCCCACACGCACCGCGTTGCAGGTCGTCGCCCTGCCACTGCCCGGCGCCCTGGTGGAAATCGAAGCCATCGCCGCCAAGGCCCCCTGA
- a CDS encoding FAD-dependent oxidoreductase yields the protein MGLTRRDLISRIAAVGGYSAALGTISSLGLLPRPSQAATFEPLQLAGNGQGKRVLIVGGGIAGLVSAYELSKAGFSVKLLEARERIGGRVWTLRNGDTVEHNDGSRQTVQFDDGLFFNAGAGRIPSHHQTILGYCREFGVELQPLVNSSRSALVQPDLSQPPLQLRQAVNDTRGWLSDLLSRSVSSHSLDQELPADERKALLEFLKVYGDLDEQLHYKGSRRSGYSRFAGAGEQAPLIREPQDLRRLLDSNLLLPQVFEEIPEFSATMLQPVGGMDRIPQAFYQRIKQHVRLNAEVVRLETSEQGSKVQWKDRLSGRQYSEEADYAIVTLPTPLVAKLANNFSAPFQAALARTQGDFGNKVAWQSPRFWETDYQIYGGLSYINHEARTLWYPSEGLNSAQGVLVGTYNNGEVAQAFAEKSLQAQFASSRQAVESLHPGHSGKLARPLAINWSKIPFSESPWIVHGQDAPNPSYAELNQPQGRTWLASDSLAHGGVGIWQNSAADSARRVVELITRHATHNQRGVAA from the coding sequence ATGGGGCTCACCCGCAGAGACCTGATTTCCCGGATTGCCGCCGTCGGCGGTTACTCCGCCGCGCTCGGCACCATCAGCAGCCTCGGCCTGCTGCCGCGACCGTCGCAGGCCGCCACCTTCGAGCCACTGCAACTCGCCGGCAACGGCCAGGGCAAGCGCGTACTGATCGTAGGCGGTGGCATTGCCGGCCTGGTCTCGGCCTATGAACTGAGCAAGGCCGGCTTCTCGGTGAAACTGCTGGAGGCCCGCGAACGCATCGGTGGCCGCGTCTGGACCCTGCGCAACGGCGACACGGTCGAGCACAACGACGGCAGCCGGCAGACCGTCCAGTTCGATGATGGGTTGTTCTTCAATGCCGGCGCCGGACGCATCCCCAGCCACCACCAGACCATCCTCGGCTATTGCCGCGAATTCGGCGTGGAACTGCAGCCGCTGGTCAACAGCAGCCGCAGTGCGCTGGTGCAGCCCGACCTGAGCCAGCCACCGCTGCAATTGCGCCAGGCGGTCAACGACACCCGAGGCTGGCTCAGCGACCTGCTGTCGCGCAGCGTCAGCAGCCACAGCCTGGACCAGGAACTGCCCGCCGACGAGCGCAAGGCGCTGCTGGAATTCCTCAAGGTCTACGGCGATCTCGACGAGCAGTTGCACTACAAGGGCTCGCGACGTTCAGGCTACAGCCGCTTCGCCGGTGCCGGCGAGCAGGCACCGCTGATTCGCGAACCACAGGATCTGCGCCGGCTGCTCGACAGCAACCTGCTGCTGCCGCAGGTGTTCGAGGAAATCCCCGAATTCTCCGCCACCATGCTGCAACCGGTCGGCGGCATGGACCGCATCCCCCAGGCGTTCTACCAGCGGATCAAGCAGCACGTGCGGCTGAACGCCGAAGTCGTGCGCCTGGAAACCTCCGAGCAGGGCAGCAAGGTCCAGTGGAAGGATCGCCTGAGCGGTCGCCAGTACAGCGAGGAAGCCGACTACGCCATCGTCACCCTGCCGACCCCGTTGGTGGCCAAGCTGGCGAATAACTTCAGCGCACCGTTCCAGGCCGCACTGGCCCGTACCCAGGGCGATTTCGGCAACAAGGTGGCCTGGCAATCGCCGCGCTTCTGGGAGACCGACTACCAGATCTATGGCGGCCTTTCCTATATCAACCACGAAGCGCGCACCCTCTGGTACCCGAGCGAAGGGCTGAACAGCGCCCAGGGCGTACTGGTGGGCACCTACAACAACGGCGAGGTCGCCCAGGCCTTCGCCGAGAAATCGCTGCAGGCGCAATTCGCCTCCTCACGCCAGGCGGTGGAATCGCTGCACCCCGGCCACAGCGGCAAGCTGGCACGACCGCTGGCGATCAACTGGTCGAAGATCCCCTTCAGCGAAAGCCCCTGGATCGTCCATGGCCAGGACGCACCCAACCCCTCCTACGCCGAACTCAACCAGCCCCAGGGCCGTACCTGGCTGGCCAGCGACTCGCTGGCCCATGGCGGCGTAGGCATCTGGCAGAACAGCGCCGCCGATTCGGCGCGGCGGGTGGTCGAGCTGATCACCCGGCATGCCACACACAACCAACGCGGCGTCGCCGCCTGA
- a CDS encoding TonB-dependent receptor — MSTLPYPLQPLVLALAVSTPALAASTIDDDRLPTVTVTAEHRQENLQKTPLAISAFDENSLRDQQISNVRDLSGRVPNLTLNRQSISYSAQTYGIRGIGETDPIQEAAVAVYADDLYIPRAISSMLDFNDVERVEVLRGPQGTLYGRNSAAGAVRVITRDPDQQRRGFFELGAGNYDARNGRLLLSGPLVDDTLFGSFSALRLTRDGTVHNRTTGKDVNNVDIQSYRGKLRWAPDESPWDVQLTLAATIDRGDTTSYTPFDPATGHYDKFKTYNSLTPKNKLDQGSAVLRVIRELGDGLQFKSVTAWSEFEQPVDYDNSGKANSGNASPIQNNLILYKQRYATQEFQLNGEGERLSYTLGLYLYKERFRAERDSLTYSVAQDRVNASGQYSTTDTESYALYGQGNYKLTPRLSLTAGLRYTSEHKNFSYTNYAITPEQVITGINFSADTSDSWASLSPKVGLEFAWSDDLVQYGYVARGFKAGGFDNRAPTRVAAEQGFDPENVTTYELGFKGDFVDGRLRSNIAVFYNDYDDLQTNAWDPAISANLRTNVGSAHTYGVELENTALLVRDLQLRANIGYLKSQYDDFQNASGPGVSADGKEMIFAPRWNASLGLTWTIPLDLPGALVATTDYQYQTRSWANALNADIYEVPAQGFWNASTSYASGDGHWTTTLSVKNLLDRAYPQTVAYSAASNTSHYAFNDPRIVLLSVRYDL, encoded by the coding sequence ATGTCCACCCTTCCATACCCCCTGCAACCCCTCGTGCTCGCACTGGCCGTCAGCACCCCGGCACTGGCCGCGTCGACCATCGACGACGACCGCTTGCCCACTGTCACCGTCACCGCCGAACACCGCCAGGAAAACCTGCAGAAGACCCCGCTGGCCATTTCCGCCTTCGACGAGAACAGCCTGCGCGACCAGCAGATCAGCAATGTACGCGACCTCTCCGGCCGCGTACCCAACCTGACGTTGAACCGCCAGTCGATTTCCTACAGCGCCCAGACCTACGGTATCCGTGGCATCGGCGAGACCGACCCGATCCAGGAAGCCGCCGTGGCGGTGTACGCCGACGACCTGTATATCCCGCGCGCCATATCCTCGATGCTCGACTTCAACGACGTCGAGCGCGTGGAGGTGCTGCGCGGACCGCAGGGCACCCTGTACGGGCGCAACAGCGCCGCCGGCGCGGTACGTGTCATCACCCGCGACCCGGACCAGCAACGCCGGGGCTTCTTCGAACTGGGCGCGGGCAACTACGACGCACGCAATGGCCGCCTGCTGCTCAGCGGCCCGCTGGTCGACGACACCCTGTTCGGCAGCTTCTCCGCCCTGCGCCTGACCCGTGACGGCACCGTGCACAATCGCACCACAGGCAAGGACGTCAACAATGTCGACATCCAGTCCTACCGGGGCAAACTGCGCTGGGCGCCGGACGAGTCCCCGTGGGACGTGCAACTGACCCTGGCAGCCACCATCGACCGAGGCGACACCACCAGCTACACCCCCTTCGACCCGGCCACCGGACACTATGACAAGTTCAAGACCTACAACAGCCTGACGCCGAAGAACAAACTCGACCAGGGCAGCGCCGTGCTGCGGGTAATCCGCGAACTGGGCGACGGCCTGCAATTCAAGTCGGTCACCGCCTGGTCCGAGTTCGAACAGCCGGTGGACTACGACAACTCGGGCAAGGCCAACAGCGGCAACGCCTCGCCAATCCAGAACAACCTGATCCTCTACAAGCAGCGCTATGCCACCCAGGAATTCCAGCTCAACGGTGAAGGCGAACGCCTGAGCTACACCCTGGGCCTCTACCTGTACAAGGAGCGCTTCCGCGCAGAGCGCGACAGCCTCACCTACTCGGTGGCACAGGACCGGGTCAACGCCAGCGGCCAGTACAGCACCACCGACACCGAGAGCTATGCGCTCTACGGCCAGGGTAACTACAAGCTGACCCCGCGCCTGTCGCTGACTGCTGGGCTGCGCTACACCAGCGAGCACAAAAACTTCAGCTACACGAACTACGCCATCACTCCCGAGCAGGTGATCACCGGGATCAACTTCAGCGCGGACACCAGCGACTCCTGGGCGTCGCTCAGCCCCAAGGTAGGCCTCGAATTCGCCTGGAGCGACGATCTGGTGCAATACGGCTACGTGGCGCGTGGCTTCAAGGCCGGCGGCTTCGACAACCGTGCGCCCACACGGGTGGCCGCCGAGCAGGGCTTCGACCCGGAGAACGTCACCACCTACGAACTCGGCTTCAAGGGCGACTTCGTCGATGGCCGGCTGCGCAGCAATATCGCCGTGTTCTACAACGACTACGACGACCTGCAGACCAATGCCTGGGACCCGGCGATCAGCGCCAACCTGCGCACCAACGTCGGCAGCGCCCACACCTATGGCGTGGAACTGGAGAACACCGCCCTGCTCGTCCGCGACCTGCAACTGCGGGCCAACATCGGCTACCTCAAGAGCCAGTACGACGACTTCCAGAACGCCAGCGGCCCCGGTGTCAGCGCCGACGGCAAGGAGATGATCTTCGCCCCGCGCTGGAACGCCAGCCTGGGCCTGACCTGGACCATCCCACTGGACCTGCCCGGCGCCCTGGTAGCCACCACCGACTACCAGTACCAGACGCGTTCCTGGGCCAATGCGCTGAACGCCGATATCTACGAAGTGCCCGCCCAGGGCTTCTGGAATGCCAGCACCAGCTACGCCAGCGGCGATGGTCACTGGACCACCACCCTGTCGGTAAAGAACCTGCTCGACCGCGCCTACCCGCAAACCGTCGCCTACTCGGCTGCCAGCAACACCTCCCACTACGCCTTCAACGACCCACGCATCGTCCTGCTCAGCGTGCGCTACGACCTGTAG
- a CDS encoding nucleotidyltransferase family protein, which translates to MDESERRLKGIVRQADGFMAALRAARSLGLDDWCIGAGAVRNLVWDHLHGHVMPSALSDIDLAYFDPEDLSAERDRALQARLCASAPGLPWEVTNQAGVHLWFEAYFGHAVEPLRSLEQAVASWPEFATAVGVYLADDDSLHVIAPHGLGDLFAMRIRRNPTRVSESTYRQRIAQKRYQERWPRVVIE; encoded by the coding sequence ATGGACGAGAGTGAGCGGCGGTTGAAGGGCATCGTTCGCCAGGCTGATGGGTTCATGGCGGCATTGCGTGCTGCCAGGTCGCTGGGGCTGGACGACTGGTGCATCGGTGCCGGTGCGGTACGCAATCTGGTGTGGGATCACTTGCATGGGCATGTCATGCCCTCGGCACTGAGCGATATCGACCTGGCTTATTTCGACCCTGAGGACCTGTCCGCCGAGCGCGACCGTGCGCTGCAGGCGCGCCTGTGCGCGTCAGCGCCCGGCTTGCCGTGGGAGGTGACCAACCAGGCGGGTGTGCACCTGTGGTTCGAGGCGTATTTCGGCCATGCGGTCGAGCCGCTGCGTTCGCTGGAGCAGGCGGTGGCCAGTTGGCCGGAGTTCGCCACGGCGGTGGGGGTGTACCTGGCGGATGACGACAGCCTGCATGTCATCGCGCCCCATGGGCTGGGGGATTTGTTCGCCATGCGCATCCGGCGCAACCCGACGCGGGTCAGCGAGTCGACCTATCGCCAGCGGATCGCACAGAAGCGTTACCAGGAGCGCTGGCCACGAGTGGTGATCGAGTGA
- a CDS encoding RES family NAD+ phosphorylase, producing MRAWRIAKAARAADLSGKGAAIEGGRWNDAEVPAVYLGLSPAICCLETFVHQTRRPLIPMKISLFELPDEPSLYLEPEPASLPDGWATLPADRPSMGFGTQWLERGEQLGLILPSAVLRLERNIMLNPLHPAMADVKLVEILDFAYDERLFIART from the coding sequence ATGCGGGCCTGGCGCATTGCCAAGGCGGCACGGGCGGCGGACCTCTCCGGCAAGGGCGCGGCCATCGAAGGTGGCCGCTGGAACGACGCCGAAGTGCCCGCCGTCTACCTGGGCCTGTCGCCGGCGATCTGCTGCCTGGAAACCTTCGTGCACCAGACCCGGCGTCCGCTCATTCCGATGAAGATCAGCCTCTTCGAGCTGCCCGATGAGCCATCGCTGTACCTGGAACCGGAGCCCGCCAGCCTGCCCGATGGCTGGGCCACACTCCCGGCCGACCGGCCGAGCATGGGCTTCGGCACCCAATGGCTCGAACGTGGCGAACAGCTCGGGCTGATCCTGCCTTCCGCGGTGCTGCGGCTCGAACGCAACATCATGCTCAACCCCCTGCACCCCGCCATGGCCGATGTGAAACTGGTGGAAATACTCGACTTCGCCTACGACGAGCGCTTGTTCATTGCTCGGACCTGA
- a CDS encoding antitoxin Xre/MbcA/ParS toxin-binding domain-containing protein: MQPLARSSTSGTHHLHFWIMAHALAQQTEHQRLHQISHGLDASWLVAVRSAFDMKAPALALLVNLSTSTLERRIKGNVALDPVASERIDRLAQIAVLAEEVFEDKAIATDWLASENDTLGGKTPLSLCETELGARQVRRVLHAIEWGGVA; encoded by the coding sequence ATGCAGCCCCTCGCAAGATCGTCGACCTCAGGCACCCACCATCTTCATTTCTGGATCATGGCCCACGCGCTGGCGCAGCAGACCGAGCACCAACGTCTGCATCAGATCAGTCATGGGCTGGACGCTTCCTGGCTGGTCGCGGTGCGCTCGGCTTTCGATATGAAAGCGCCTGCCCTGGCGCTGCTGGTGAATCTGTCCACCTCGACCCTGGAACGGCGCATCAAGGGCAACGTCGCCCTCGACCCGGTGGCCTCCGAGCGAATCGACCGCCTTGCGCAGATCGCTGTACTCGCCGAAGAGGTTTTCGAAGACAAGGCCATAGCAACCGACTGGCTGGCGAGCGAGAACGATACCCTCGGCGGCAAGACGCCTCTCTCGCTGTGCGAGACCGAGCTGGGCGCACGCCAGGTGCGGCGGGTCCTGCATGCCATCGAATGGGGTGGCGTCGCCTGA
- a CDS encoding DJ-1/PfpI family protein, translating to MSQPTLHIGLLLFPGLTQLDLTGPAEVFARLPGTCLHLIWKTLDPVASDRGLSILPDTTFQDCPRLDVICIPGGPGQIDLMDDATTLDFIRRISADCRLVTSVCTGSLVLGAAGLLDGYRATCHWSSLDQLALLGALPVEQRVVRDRNRISGAGVTSGIDFALSVVAELAGEDSAQAIQLQMEYDPQPPFTAGSPRSAPPALLERVRVQSASFIERRRQATLRAAQRLSLASDLTS from the coding sequence ATGAGCCAGCCAACACTGCATATCGGTCTGCTGCTGTTCCCCGGCCTGACCCAACTGGACCTGACCGGCCCCGCCGAAGTGTTCGCTCGGTTGCCCGGCACGTGCCTGCATCTGATCTGGAAGACCCTCGACCCGGTGGCCTCGGACCGTGGATTGAGCATCCTGCCGGACACCACCTTCCAGGACTGCCCCAGGCTCGACGTGATCTGCATCCCCGGCGGGCCGGGACAGATCGACCTGATGGACGACGCTACGACCCTGGACTTCATCAGGCGTATCAGTGCGGACTGCCGCCTGGTCACCTCGGTCTGCACCGGCTCGCTGGTGCTTGGTGCCGCCGGCCTGCTGGATGGCTACCGGGCGACCTGCCACTGGTCATCCCTCGACCAGTTGGCGCTGCTTGGCGCCCTCCCGGTCGAACAACGGGTGGTGCGCGACCGCAACCGCATCAGCGGTGCCGGTGTCACCTCCGGCATCGACTTCGCCCTGAGCGTGGTCGCCGAACTCGCCGGCGAGGACAGCGCCCAGGCGATCCAGTTGCAGATGGAATACGACCCGCAACCGCCCTTCACGGCAGGCTCGCCGCGCAGCGCACCACCCGCGCTGCTGGAGCGGGTCCGCGTCCAGAGCGCCAGCTTCATCGAGCGCCGCCGCCAGGCGACCTTGCGCGCGGCACAACGCTTGTCACTTGCGTCCGACCTCACGTCGTGA
- a CDS encoding ABC transporter ATP-binding protein, which yields MSDRQPLIDVRHLSVAYRSAGQTAQAVQDVSFHIEQGETLAIVGESGSGKTTLANAILGLLPENAEVSAGQLYVDGLDISHASERSKRQLRGRTIGLVPQDPMVSLNPTLRIGRQIAEALILAHGRRYPGVDADVVELLQQVGLDKPVLRARQYPHELSGGMRQRVLIAIALAGNPRLIIADEPTSALDVTVQRRILDHLERLVHERGISLLIITHDLGVAADRADRVLVMKSGHLLEQGPPRQILLAPTQDYTRALIAAAPAFAARRAPPAPAASGTPLLALENVGKQYRLPAVKGEDAVFQALQDVSLAVYPGQTLAIVGESGSGKSTALRIALGLEKPDQGRILFAGEDVTGHGWRQFRPLRRRMQLVQQNPFAALDPRFSIFDSIVEPLVSFGLAKGRELEQAARRLIDLVHLPQAYLDRLPRELSGGQRQRVAIARALALQPDLLLLDEPVSALDVSVQAQILDLLGELQRELGVAYVLVSHDLAVVASVAHQVLVLNRGQVVEQGPASQVFDTPASPYTRELLDAIPGSHLAQAS from the coding sequence ATGAGCGACCGCCAGCCCCTGATCGACGTCCGCCACCTGAGCGTCGCCTACCGCTCCGCGGGCCAGACCGCCCAGGCCGTGCAGGACGTGTCCTTCCATATCGAGCAAGGCGAGACCCTGGCCATCGTCGGCGAATCCGGCTCCGGCAAGACCACCCTGGCCAACGCCATTCTCGGCCTGCTGCCGGAGAACGCCGAAGTCAGCGCCGGACAGTTGTACGTCGACGGCCTGGACATCAGCCATGCCTCTGAACGCAGCAAGCGCCAGTTGCGTGGCCGCACCATCGGCCTGGTACCGCAGGACCCGATGGTCAGCCTCAATCCGACCCTGCGCATCGGCCGGCAGATCGCCGAGGCGCTGATCCTCGCCCATGGCAGGCGCTACCCAGGCGTGGATGCAGACGTCGTCGAGCTGCTGCAACAGGTCGGTCTGGACAAGCCGGTGCTGCGCGCCCGCCAGTACCCCCATGAGCTTTCCGGCGGCATGCGCCAGCGCGTGCTGATCGCCATCGCCCTGGCCGGCAATCCCCGGCTGATCATCGCCGACGAGCCGACCAGCGCGCTGGACGTCACCGTGCAACGGCGCATCCTCGACCACCTGGAGCGACTGGTGCACGAGCGTGGCATCTCGCTGTTGATCATCACCCACGACCTCGGCGTGGCCGCCGACCGCGCCGACCGGGTACTGGTGATGAAAAGCGGCCACCTGCTCGAACAGGGGCCGCCCCGGCAAATCCTGCTGGCACCAACCCAGGACTACACCCGCGCCCTGATCGCGGCGGCACCGGCCTTCGCAGCCCGCCGTGCACCACCCGCCCCCGCCGCCAGCGGCACGCCGCTACTGGCCCTGGAGAATGTCGGCAAACAGTACCGACTGCCCGCCGTGAAGGGCGAGGACGCCGTGTTCCAGGCCCTGCAAGACGTCAGCCTGGCCGTCTACCCCGGCCAGACGCTGGCCATCGTTGGCGAATCCGGCTCCGGCAAGAGCACCGCCCTGCGCATCGCCCTCGGCCTGGAGAAACCCGACCAGGGCCGCATCCTGTTCGCTGGCGAGGACGTCACCGGCCACGGCTGGCGCCAGTTCCGCCCGCTGCGCCGGCGCATGCAACTGGTGCAGCAGAACCCTTTCGCCGCCCTCGACCCGCGCTTCTCGATCTTCGACAGCATCGTCGAACCGCTGGTGTCCTTCGGCCTGGCCAAGGGCCGCGAACTGGAACAGGCGGCGCGCCGCCTGATCGACCTGGTGCACCTGCCACAGGCCTACCTCGACCGCCTGCCCCGCGAACTCTCCGGTGGCCAGCGCCAACGGGTGGCCATCGCCCGCGCCCTGGCGCTGCAACCGGACCTGCTGCTGCTCGACGAACCGGTGTCGGCGCTGGACGTCTCGGTACAGGCACAGATCCTCGACCTGCTCGGCGAGCTGCAACGGGAGCTGGGCGTCGCCTATGTGCTGGTCTCCCACGACCTGGCCGTGGTCGCCAGCGTCGCCCACCAGGTGCTGGTACTGAACAGGGGCCAGGTGGTGGAACAGGGCCCGGCGAGCCAGGTCTTCGACACCCCCGCCAGCCCCTACACCCGCGAACTGCTCGATGCCATCCCCGGCAGCCATTTGGCTCAGGCGTCCTGA